The Asterias amurensis chromosome 16, ASM3211899v1 genomic sequence AgattgctgaaaaaaaaaaaaaaaatatcgcattttcaaaaaagattttgttttcttctgcaaACACAGACGCATGGGAATGTTTAAGCCTCAGCATTATCTCACAAAAACAGCAAAACTATGCTTCATATCACTTTATAAAATAACACCGAAAGTATAtaaagtttttaaaggcagtggacactattggtaattgtcaaagactagcctttacagttggtgtatctcaacatatacataaaataaaaaacctgtgaaaatttgagctcaatcggtcatcgaagttgcgagataaaaatgaaagaaaaaacacccttatcacacgaagttgtgtgcgtttagatgattgatttcgagacctcaagttctaaacttgaggtctcgaaatcaaattcgtggaaaattacttctttctcgaaaactatggcacttcagagggagccgtttctcacaaatggtttataccatcaacctctcccactACTCGTcgccaaaaaaggttttatgctagaattattttgagtaattaccaatagtgtccactacctttaacctGCTTGGAAGCCATTGCGACGAAAACAGTCTTCAAGTATATAAGCCAAGGAAAACATTGATTTTGGCCCTGAGAAAAACTTTTGCAGAGCAGCTTATACGCTGACATGTTATCATAGAAGAACAAAAACTGGTGAAACTTTTTAAGAAAGAACGTTGGAATATTTCCAAACACTCTTGTTCTCAAACgtaccaacaaaaaatgcaaaacatgGCGTGTGTGATGTGATGGTTTTGATATAATGTTGTTAGAAATCCCAGGACATCTTTTGtatatttacctgattgatggATCCAACGGTAGTGTGGTTACTCAGCTTAGTTACTTCATTAGCGacacaccagagtttgaaacaAGTCAGCAAATCTGCGACACAAAAGTTTAAAACGAGTTAGACCATGTACACGTACAACTAGAAAGTTTGGAACAAGTTATAACATCTATAACTGAAGAGTTTGAAATGCGTGAGCAAGCCTAAAGctcaaaagtttgaaaatgAGCTAAGCCAAAGTAAAATGAAACTATTCTTAAGAAACTCACCGATATAAGACATATACCACTGCTCCTGTAGCTCCATGCTGATCTTGTCTTGAATCCTGTCTCCTAAGACAATCAGTGCAGAAACTGCCATTTGAACATCCCCCTAAAAGTAAAGACGATGGGCcagttcacaaagagttgagattGGTCTTAACTGCAactcaatcttaattgctaagcaaagtgtgatgtcacaataccaatctctatggtgatactgacaacccATCTTAAGAAGAATTACAAGACAGATTCCATACATTTTTACAGTGCAGAACAAAATTAGTCAAATCAGACAAAAGATTTTGGAAGGTTACACTCACAAGGTTAATCAATTAGAATTCGAAATCTTAATTTTTtcccacaattttgttttgacagacccaggttaccagccaaaaacgCCATGCAATGTCATTTTCCTTTGGCTGGTCCTCTGCTCATTCTCATTCAGCAGataaatttctgcttagcaactttaTTCAAATTGGTCACAGATGGTTAGACCGAAAGACggacaactttttaaaaaacaaccagCCTACCTGATTTGCATAAAAAGACAACATGTCGGTAACTAATGGCACGAACTTGACAGAAAGTTGAAGAAACGGCAGTTGCTTAGCAACGGAGGGGTTGATTGTAGGGGCAACAAGAATCTGGTTACCAAGGCCAACAGGGTCTGGTTCTGTATCTAGTAGTTCACTGTAGGGGTAACAAGAAGGGTACAGGTACTAGATTGAGATGCTGGTGTCAAAGCCTTGTGGTTAATTTTCTACAAACGCTTAAAACAATTTCTTCAAAAGTAACTCATCATAAAGATAAAAAGCAAATTGATAAAGTCTCTTTCATAACAAATAatcaattattataaataaaaaatgagagAGGGCACACATAGGGCTAGTACAAATAGTTAGTAGAGACTGAAAGTTCCAAATTCTGCTCTTGTCGATTTTTCTTTGTGTCcttgtggtccagtggttaagACTGCAGAACTTGCAAtaacaaggttgtaggtttgaatcctaccaagcaaATCGCTGATTTCCCAATGACtaaaataagtattgtcgtctagttactgaaccacaatttcttgatttgtgcgattcataatcatagacgttacaCCAATGTTtgaatgagagagattggctgtctTCAAGTTCCCTTGAAGAtcttcaattcaaatataaaataTGAttgtgggagtgtcgtggccgagcggatcagagcatcggactcaagttctggtggttcatcgggatgtgggttcgaatcctggtcgtgacacttgtgtccttcagcaagacacttaaatattgcttctctccacctaggggtaaaatgggtacctgtgagggcagagatggttcatgtgaatgattagcttggagcgcggtaactcgcagcacctgctgtatactccccagggagttcaaaatggtttaaggaatgatttcaggtccagtgaccaggggtaataattttggAAGCATTTTAAGACGCCCTTCAGACTGTATAAAAAGCCCTATACAAAAATTGATTGTTATTAAGAAAACTCATCGAGTGACTCACGCTGATATAGACTCTTTGCGGGGTTTGTAGTGGGACTGATCCGGCGAAGGGGGCCTGAACATGGAAGGAATaagaagaaatgtttttaatCTTCAAAGATTGAagggatttgggtactttttgcaacacaaaatacaaagtccacagatttgcattaaaggcagtggacactattggtaattactcaaaataattatcgtcataaaacctttcttgattacgagtaatggggagaggttgttagtataaaacattgtgagaaacagctccctctgaagtgacatagttttcgagaaagaagtaattttccacgaatttgatttcgagaccccaagtttagaatttgaggtctcgaaatcaagcatcagaaagcacacaacttcgtgtgacaagggtgttttttctttcattattatctcgcaacttttgagctctaattttcacaggtttattattttatgcatatattgagatacaccaactgtgaagactagtctttgacaattaccaatagtgtccactgtctttaaacttttaaaaattgctatagtttttgagaaatgagtaaaacaatgtttcgaaaatacgttttacatgctaaaatactttttagtctcctgagacgaaaattatttttgtgacttgctttactcatttctcaaatactacagcacctcagcaagttttattttaagggaaactttctactatcattattttcaaactatgtgagtttaaagtaaatcttcAATTTAGAGTTTGAAGTAGAAACAGtatttgctgcttaagcagctttacgAAATTTGGATCAGGgcataatttcatagagctgcttagcactaaaatttgcttagcataaaatttcttccttgataaaaacaggattaccaaccaaatttccacatgatttttagAGTtagcaaacaatagctgaataccagtaattAGCAATATGCAgcaaaaagaaatttgtttggtaatcctgtttttatcaaggaagaaacttcatgcttagcaaatttttgtgcttagcagctctatgaaattgggccctgctcttagAGCATCACCGCAGAAGGCTGGTCACATACCTGTAAGTGTCAAGGATTTCATGCCTCTGTGAGAATGCTTCATTCGGTATCGTAAAAGTGTCGACATTCAATCCGCCATTCTCGTACTCGAACATCTCGTCTGCATCCCCTTCTCCGTCTTCTTCCCGTACCTGGTCACCGTAGAAGAAATCAGTCACGCCCGCACCTCCATCTTGGGGCCAGTTGAGAGGCTCGGCGGCGGCCCTGTGTCCCGGTTCCAGCTCGCTGTCGCTCAGGGCTGAATCCTCATCTGTTTGTCCCGAGGTGGACTCCACTGTTGGGTTGTCTGTCGGTTGAGGTGCTGTCGCATGAATGTCATGACTTCTCGCTGAGAAAGGAGCGATTGAGGATGGAATCGAGGTAAGGATAAACACGAGTGAGTAACTTTCTCTATGAGTTTTTCTGGTTCTCAACCTGGAgccaatttaataaaaaatgttcaGAAGGAAACGGTGCTCAGCAAATGTTTTCAGTTCAGCAAAAGTAAGCAGTCGCAAGCGGTATTACACGGTATTTTGGATGGTGACCTGCTTCTGCAGAGCAATATTTCACTTTGTTAtgcaacctgggcccaattttatggctctgcttaccgtaagcaaagagtcagcgcttacagaagcagtgaattccaTGCTTATGTCAAGTGTATTTTACAGGTTAGCAGGAAATTTCTGCTTGTCCATGGTCCACGTTACTAGGCTTTCTTCGCTTATACAGCTAGCGCTGGAAATTCGGTGCTTGCCCTGTTAGTGAAAAATGGTGatcgcaagcgcagaattcgacggtaagcagagccatgaaatgtgTCCCTCTTGTGCTAAGATATTAATATTTCTATTTTTCAATGAAAAGAACGAGTGAGAAATCTTGCCTACCTTTTTCTGCTTCAGTCTGCTTCAAACTGTCGCTGGTCGTTGATCCAGATTTACTATATCCTTTCTTGGCAATGGGATTATCCGTGTAGATTAGCTTAAGCATGTTCCATGTCTGAGCGACCTTTGAGTGAGACATAAAAACGGTTCACCATGAGGTTTCTAAACATTTTCAGTTCTGACCAAACATTTCAAACCATACAGCTATGCAGATTGCGTCTGGGGCACAACTGTGCACAGAACGCACTGTGTACATGGGCGCACTGTTTagattagtcttggtgcaagtcGTTTCTCGCATTCCTTTAATgtcagcgcggccaactcaccaacagcccCCGCTATGACCCCTGTTCACACTCAACTGACTCAGGGTGGTTCGTGGACTAAGACAGGCGAGTGTGTAGGTGCGGCCGATGAGGGcactgttggtcctgtgtgtgaaaggaaaaccagaatCGTCTTGCAGCAAGACTATGTTTGGATGCAACAACCATGGCATCTGTCACATTCACACATGCATACATACAGAACTAGCGCCCTCTAGAGTCTAACCCTCACTCATGTACCTTTCCATCAACATGGCTGCCAAGTGTTAACGTGATTAAAACTACCAAAGTTCATGATACAAGCTgagtccctctctctctctaaatgCCAGCAGGAagcattaataataaaaataataataagatttgtaatgcgcacgtatccaccctgctgggtgttcgaGGCATTACAGTATCATACTGCAGGCTAACATAGTTTATTTATCAGTCAAAACCACAGTACTACTCCTAACATAGCCCACAGTTCTCGCAATCTTCGTTCTTCTTCTACTTCCCATTTGTGCTTGTCCCCTTCAATCACCCTGCACCTACACACGGTATGGCCAACGAGCAATCAGAGTCAGCGCACCTACATTATGGAACAATCTACTTGAATCCTTCAAAGCCATGTCAAAAACCAATTTGCATTTATGCTAAGATATTATAATTGAGCATTttatgaagaaaagaaaaaaaagaaaaacaagttattaTAATTTTCTTATACGTAGATGCTCTTATAAAATGcgatttgaaatttttgtaaaaaaggcgCTTTATCAATATGACTATTATTagtgatattaaatggtcaaaTAGTAGGAGGGGTAAAGCAGTTACAAACGATTACTTTTCAGGACTGAATTTCTATTTTGGTATCTTTTTACCTGGTGTCTGCCCAGTTCTCGGGAAACACTGGCGTTGTGCTCGCAAAGTTCAGCAAAAGGTTTTCCAGTTAACTTGTATCTGTGAGCCGTAGCGACGAACACATCTGAAAACTAAACAGaaaattcaacaacaaaaaataaggaCAAACCCTTTACAAGTAGGATCCATTTACAAGTAGAATCTATAACAGCAAATGCAGAATATATGACAATAGCTAAAAGCTTTcataaaaactgtcataaaaaaagAACACGCTCAAGCCAGACCACCGACCAAATTAGGGAGACCACCGACCAAATTaacatgaattaaaaaaaataatacatcaGTTTGAATAGTGTTGTTCCGCCACGTTGACTTACTGCATTTGTGTCTTTCTTATTGTACACCAGCATAGAGCTCTGGTAGGGACGGAAGACTTCCGGTAAGCCCGCTGGTCCCCTACGCCTGAATGTCATAGGGTTGCGTGTACTGGAGTAGTTGGTAGCCAGCATCTGGCTGTCCATTTGGCTGGAATTGCCCATCAGGGCGTGGCAGACGTCGCCATAGATACTGAGGGACACACCTACCGGACACTGTTAGAACGAAACAAAAGAACAATAATCGCAAGAAATTACAAAACAGTGACGATTTCAAAAAGGTTTGCTTCACTACCAATGTTAACCCTCCAACTCTTGGTACCATTTTCCATTGAGTTTaacaaccatttgaaaccattaaaaTGTGCGTGTGTAAAGGGTGTTTGTAAATGCATGTGTGTGTGGGCAAGCATTACATTATAAAGTGTGGACCTGATAACAAAAGGCAGGGTTTGAAACACTTATTATACACAGGGTTTTTACCAGTATTGATGAAGAATAGGATTTTCCTTTGTAtagaacaaaggaatgtccacaaaGCGACTGCAACTCAAAGTAGTGTGTAGTATGCATTTGCCACATGATATCATGTTACAGGTATAAGTATAGCTTATCTATCATTCCAAACCACAGTAAGTACTGTTGAATGGTCAGGAAAGCTTCAAATCTCACTCCCATTTGGACTAGTCAAACATGATTCCTACACTGCACTTGACTATTTCATTTGAACCTTCAAATCAGACCATGAACTTCGCTCCTGAATGgacacttctatgaggaaaatgtaaatctgtattggaaccttgcgaAGGGCACcatagcaaaagcacagggcaccacggcagttCCCTGAGATGCATTCTTACCACGCTATCTGCAGGTCTCTTAGCGTCTTTGAAGATGTGTTGGTAGAGATAACCATCTTTACCTCCAGAGACAAAGCAGTGAGGGTCTCTCCAAACCACACCTTTCCAGGAAAAAATAACATTTGGCAATTAACTTCTGCGCAAAGGTAAACAAAATCCGATTTAGGGAGTCCCTCAAAGCTAGATCAGTTAATCCCAGCATGAGTTCATGGACCAGTCCATTGGACACTGTGAGTTTCTTGGAACATTCCAAATGCCGATGTGTATATTCTCTCGTGTGGAAATGTTCACCGAATGTCACGGTCCAGCAGAATACTAATGCAATTTACTGAACTGTGGGTGTGTACCGACAGGAACTTTCTTTTGAGCTGAAGAATGCGACCGTCGCTTAAGAGGCTTTCTTACTATCACGGTTCAGGCCATGAAcctcgctcttgaaggggcgcagcaatttccctctgttAAGGGGCACCTCTTAACCTCGTAAACTTGTACAGGAAACTAGCACAGTAAAAGCACCGGGCACCACAGCAATCACTGTGGGTGCCATGTTATATTTTTAGGCCAGATGTTTTGCTCTCTTTTCTCTACCCTTCCAAAGTGAAAAACTCCTCTCATAAAAATATTGACTACCTGTTGCCATATCCTTGTGCTCTTCGAAAACGGCGAACGGCATATAGGGTCTTCGGATATCCCATACACACACTGCCTGATCGACAACCTGCGAACAGCTAGCAATGTGCGACTTCTTCTCCGGTCGCCACTTGATGCGGGCTACCGACGCAATACAGTAGATGGTGCCTTCTTCCGTTAGCTTGTTCTCGGCATTGTCTTGCAACCTCCAGATCTGTCAGCAAACAAAGATTTCCAACTTAGAAATACTTCCAACaataatttaattcaattcaatttaatacaACATTTATTCAATACCCTCTTtggagcatcaaattcaaatttagaacatcaaattcaagttccgATGGTTTAGTCATccggttgtgggttcgaatcccggtcatgacacttcaATCTGCGAGGCAAATGCACTTCCCTATACATTGCTCTGTCACTAATTTGCTAACAGTAACAAACATTTGCATTCCTTTTCTTTGGTTCTTATCGATCGCGATACTTTTCATAAAACTTCATAAACACTTCACCTTTATTAGCCTATCTCTGCCGCACGTTGCGATTAAGTTTCGATCTTCTGGGTGCCAGTctagtgagaatgctggtccgTTATGGGCCATGTAGTCCAACAGAACTTTATCACTCCATCTGAAATCCCACATCTGAATGgcaaacgaaaacaaaaaaacattaaagggactggatacatttggtaatagcaaatgaccagtattctcacttggtgtatcccaacatatgcataaaataacaaatcagtgaacatttgggctcaattggttatcgaagttgcaaaaaaataatgaaattctgcgccttgaacacccagcagggtggattgtgcgcattacaagtcttattattattattattattattattattatgatggaTCAAATCCTTGATATGGACCTTTTTTATGTTGCCACTACATGTCATGTTCCCTGTCTGCAACAGCAACAAGGAATACTGATTCCCATTATAACAAAAAGAGACCCGACTATTTAATCCTTGCAGCTTTGGTTTGGTTACATTAAAACCAAGACGATTGCACAATGAAAAACATGTATTAccacagttaaccctcctactcttggtACCATTTCCAGCCAGTTGACAAACAAGTTGAAATCATTAAACTGCATAGGCTGTGTGCACAATGTATGTGTAACATGTAgatagatgcattcaccacatttACTTCATATTGCagactggcatagtttatctatcagtCAAAACCACAGCGGATGATGTTGACTGGTCAATcagtgggagggttgactgtgtactatggTGATGGTTTTGAATGGATTTAGGGGTTGTAGATACAAAACTACTTATGAGAATaaattaaatggtcagacagtaggagggttaaaggaacacgttgccttggatcggacgagttggtctattaaaagcgtttgaaaccgtttgttatgaaatgcacatggttagaaagatgttttaaaagtagaatataatgatccacacaagtttcactcgaaattgcacggttttccttttacgtcgcgaactatcacggtcggccatttatgggagtcaaaattttgactcccataaatggccgaccgtgttagtcgacagggtaaaaagaaaaccacgcaatttcgaggcatatttgtgtagatcattgtattctacttttacaatatctttctaaccatatgcattttacaataaacggttacagaacgcttttcaaagaccaactcgaccgatccaaggtaacgtgttcctttaactgtgtaCTTTGCAAATGTATTTGTATGGAACTAGAGGTTTTAGATACCTGTAAGTTCCCACTGTCTGCTGTTGCAGCAAAGGTGAAATAGTTACTGTGCGGCCTGAACTGAATATCTCTAATACTCTCATTCTGTTTCCCAAACGTAGACTCACACTTATTGGTTCTTAGgtcctgcaaaaaaaacaaaaaaaaagagatcaGCGTTTAATGAAATATGTGTCAAATATGAGGGAGAAAGAAATATTCCCCCTTCCTTTATGAGGATCTGGGTTCAATCCCACCTCACATTGGAGCCTCGCCTTAATAGAAAGGGTATTTCTAGGGTTTTGAGAAACGTATCTGACAGTAAcagttctcagattcaaactttggaggataacaaaattttatttttttacataacctacttcaaagtgaaatgattctcaaaatgctttaaagctgctgtactttctAGCCAAGTAAGATTTCAtcgccattaattttaagagtgttaACCAATTGTATACCTTCTCTTTAAAGGTACTGCACCTCTTTGGCAATTGTCAGATACAATAATCTCACCAGGTGTATCCcaccatgcataaaataaaacaatctgtgaaaatttggactcgattggtcatcaaagttgcaagagaatattgaaagaaaaacagaaaatttgtgtgcttgcagatgcctaaaaaaggcttcaggcctgaagtcttttactgtttgagtgagaaattatatctttctcaaaaaccatgttatttccgagggagttgtttctcgcaatgtttttgTACTGCTgaccgttgctcgttaccaagtaagttgttatgttaacaattggagtaattaccaaacgtgtccagtgcctttaacccttGTTGGAGAgaccatcttaaaggcagtggatactattggtaattactcaaaatacttattagcataaaacctttcttggtgacgagtaatggggagaggttaatggtataaaacactgtgagaaacgactccctctgaagtg encodes the following:
- the LOC139949013 gene encoding GATOR2 complex protein WDR24-like, producing MSRSVTDGVRSIMGHMTMGVKVDESINKPCINAISACADTSQIVVAGRSVFKIFGVEETCFKEKLDLRVGRITLKYCCTDVMWHPSKDNILATGATNGHVCTWDLNKHQGNKLDQEFTDHARTVNRVCFHPSEWYILLSGSQDGTMKFFDLRTNKCESTFGKQNESIRDIQFRPHSNYFTFAATADSGNLQMWDFRWSDKVLLDYMAHNGPAFSLDWHPEDRNLIATCGRDRLIKIWRLQDNAENKLTEEGTIYCIASVARIKWRPEKKSHIASCSQVVDQAVCVWDIRRPYMPFAVFEEHKDMATGVVWRDPHCFVSGGKDGYLYQHIFKDAKRPADSVCPVGVSLSIYGDVCHALMGNSSQMDSQMLATNYSSTRNPMTFRRRGPAGLPEVFRPYQSSMLVYNKKDTNAFSDVFVATAHRYKLTGKPFAELCEHNASVSRELGRHQVAQTWNMLKLIYTDNPIAKKGYSKSGSTTSDSLKQTEAEKARSHDIHATAPQPTDNPTVESTSGQTDEDSALSDSELEPGHRAAAEPLNWPQDGGAGVTDFFYGDQVREEDGEGDADEMFEYENGGLNVDTFTIPNEAFSQRHEILDTYRPPSPDQSHYKPRKESISAELLDTEPDPVGLGNQILVAPTINPSVAKQLPFLQLSVKFVPLVTDMLSFYANQGDVQMAVSALIVLGDRIQDKISMELQEQWYMSYIDLLTCFKLWCVANEVTKLSNHTTVGSINQQSTTVYTKCNSCSGQLDKCSWACQNSKCRKLTNTCSVCHLPVKGLYVWCQGCSHGGHIQHIQEWLRENSTCPTGCGHYCEYT